A genomic region of Micromonospora sp. NBC_01796 contains the following coding sequences:
- a CDS encoding alpha/beta fold hydrolase, whose product MRDLTVAGADVPLAVRDFGGTGSPVLLLHGAGGTLSAMDELAEGLRSTYRVVAVDLRGHGGSGDGPWTIDAVLADLDAVVADLGLDAPAMVGWSLGGMIATEWVRRHPECPAAVSLDGVPPPIRPEQLVGLAPEHAAAELARLHAVFAEMNAGMARSGARPGPETVEQMRLAMASFDLVPALRAATCPLLLVLATANMPPQEPFGELYDAYRRGTSAGVAEVAGANPKLRVVELAGATHAMVAIQPQRVAALVRAFLADPAGGPPDDTDGA is encoded by the coding sequence GTGCGTGATCTGACGGTGGCGGGCGCGGATGTGCCGCTCGCGGTACGCGACTTCGGTGGGACGGGCTCGCCGGTTCTGCTGCTGCACGGGGCGGGAGGCACCCTGTCCGCGATGGACGAACTGGCCGAGGGGCTGCGGTCGACGTACCGGGTGGTGGCGGTGGACCTGCGCGGACACGGCGGGTCCGGCGACGGGCCGTGGACCATCGACGCGGTCCTCGCCGACCTCGACGCGGTCGTGGCCGACCTGGGTCTGGACGCGCCCGCGATGGTCGGCTGGTCGCTCGGCGGGATGATCGCCACCGAGTGGGTGCGGCGGCATCCGGAGTGTCCGGCCGCGGTGAGCCTGGACGGCGTACCGCCGCCGATCCGTCCGGAACAGCTGGTCGGGCTCGCGCCCGAGCATGCGGCGGCCGAACTGGCCCGGCTGCACGCCGTCTTCGCCGAGATGAACGCCGGGATGGCCCGGTCGGGTGCCCGTCCCGGTCCGGAGACGGTCGAGCAGATGCGCCTGGCCATGGCGTCGTTCGACCTGGTCCCGGCGCTGCGGGCGGCGACCTGCCCGCTGTTGCTGGTGCTCGCCACGGCCAACATGCCCCCGCAGGAGCCGTTCGGTGAGCTGTACGACGCGTACCGGCGGGGCACCTCCGCGGGGGTCGCCGAGGTTGCCGGTGCCAATCCGAAACTGCGGGTGGTCGAGTTGGCTGGGGCGACCCACGCCATGGTCGCCATCCAGCCGCAGCGGGTCGCCGCCCTGGTCAGGGCCTTCCTCGCCGACCCAGCCGGCGGACCTCCGGACGACACGGATGGGGCGTGA
- a CDS encoding lysophospholipid acyltransferase family protein, translating to MPELVYPPVIATAKTLFRALDLRLRVEGGQHVPRSGGAVMASNHVSYLDFIFCGLGAQPSRRLVRFMAKQEVFTNRYAGPLMRGMRHIPVDRNNGAGSYATAVSALRAGEVVGVFPEATISRSFTLKGTKSGVARMADTAGVPVLPVALWGTQRLWTKGRPKTLTRRHTPITILIGEPLAPADFGTSGALMAELRRQLTTLIDRAQREYPDQPAGPEDTWWQPAHLGGSAPTPEEAAELDGETRRPRRPSVDLVGEAER from the coding sequence ATGCCAGAACTCGTGTACCCGCCCGTGATCGCGACCGCCAAGACGCTCTTCCGCGCGCTCGACCTGCGGCTGCGAGTGGAGGGCGGGCAGCACGTGCCCCGCTCCGGTGGCGCCGTGATGGCCAGCAACCACGTCAGCTACCTCGACTTCATCTTCTGCGGCCTGGGCGCCCAGCCGTCCCGCCGGCTGGTCCGTTTCATGGCCAAGCAGGAGGTCTTCACCAACCGGTACGCCGGCCCGCTGATGCGCGGCATGCGGCACATCCCGGTCGACCGGAACAACGGCGCCGGGTCGTACGCGACCGCGGTCAGCGCGCTGCGCGCGGGTGAGGTGGTCGGCGTCTTCCCCGAGGCGACGATCAGCCGGTCGTTCACCCTCAAGGGCACCAAGAGCGGGGTGGCCCGGATGGCCGACACCGCCGGGGTGCCGGTGCTGCCGGTCGCGCTCTGGGGCACCCAGCGGCTCTGGACCAAGGGCCGACCGAAGACCCTGACCCGGCGGCACACCCCGATCACCATCCTGATCGGCGAGCCGCTGGCGCCCGCCGACTTCGGCACCTCCGGCGCGCTGATGGCGGAACTGCGCCGGCAGCTCACCACCCTGATTGACCGGGCCCAGCGGGAGTACCCGGACCAGCCGGCCGGGCCGGAGGACACCTGGTGGCAGCCGGCGCACCTCGGCGGTTCGGCACCCACCCCGGAAGAGGCGGCGGAACTCGACGGCGAGACCCGTCGGCCCCGGCGGCCGAGCGTCGACCTGGTCGGGGAGGCCGAGCGCTGA
- a CDS encoding VOC family protein gives MPHLGLVTLVVRDYDEAISFYVDRVGFRLVEDTPRGDGTRWVVVAPPGSTETALLLARAAGPEQAARVGDQTGGRVALFLNTDNFERDHGRMAAAGVRFAEPPRHEPYGSVAVFEDLYGNRWDLIQPRTQPA, from the coding sequence ATGCCACATCTCGGACTGGTTACCCTCGTCGTCCGCGACTATGACGAGGCCATCTCCTTCTACGTCGACCGGGTCGGCTTCCGGCTGGTCGAGGACACCCCGCGCGGTGACGGCACCCGGTGGGTGGTGGTCGCCCCACCCGGCTCGACCGAGACCGCGCTGCTCCTGGCCCGCGCGGCGGGGCCGGAGCAGGCCGCCCGGGTCGGTGACCAGACCGGCGGGCGGGTGGCCCTGTTCCTGAACACCGACAACTTCGAGCGGGACCACGGGCGGATGGCGGCGGCCGGCGTACGGTTCGCCGAACCGCCCCGGCACGAGCCGTACGGTTCGGTGGCCGTCTTCGAGGACCTGTACGGCAACCGGTGGGACCTGATCCAGCCCCGGACCCAGCCGGCCTGA
- a CDS encoding glycosyltransferase yields the protein MRLIRGWRGARPAARPNGGAPRPATWDPYASAGVPSERRHAPPERPARVVIISASAGAGHEGASRELAHRLRSRGFEVDCRDLADIFPYGLGKLLRGTYHGMLSRFPWIYGSLFAIGCNFTGAGPITRALLRPVRAQVRQLVGPDTRAVVSTYPIATQLLGPLRRKGQLGVPVITYLTDFAVNPLWVSPGVDVYCAAHPTSRGQARALGATEVRVVGRLVSAGFGPGTAQARRHAREHFGLPAQGRLALLVAGSWGVGEVATTAAEIARTGVATPVVVCGHNEALYRRLRRQRVAHVFGWVDDMPALLQAADVLVENAGGLTALEAMASGLPVVTYRPIPGHGRANAVTMAQAGMVSWVRRAEDLGPALVELTDGVRGREQRDAGLELFESDPARVVADVARGVEALPNPLPRPSSRTRGGRGRRARRAGVLVCLAVAALNWYAHHHAQQPTPPGRRR from the coding sequence ATGCGATTGATTCGCGGTTGGCGTGGGGCGCGCCCGGCGGCCAGGCCGAACGGCGGCGCGCCGAGGCCGGCGACGTGGGACCCGTACGCCTCGGCGGGGGTTCCGTCCGAGCGTCGGCACGCTCCGCCGGAGCGGCCCGCACGGGTGGTGATCATCTCGGCCAGCGCGGGCGCCGGGCACGAGGGCGCGAGCCGCGAGCTGGCGCACCGGCTGCGGAGTCGGGGATTCGAGGTCGACTGTCGGGACCTGGCGGACATCTTCCCGTACGGGCTCGGCAAGCTCCTGCGGGGCACCTACCACGGGATGTTGAGCAGGTTCCCGTGGATCTACGGGTCGCTGTTCGCGATCGGCTGCAACTTCACCGGCGCCGGCCCGATCACCCGGGCACTGCTCCGCCCGGTCCGGGCACAGGTGCGGCAACTGGTCGGACCGGACACCAGGGCGGTGGTCTCGACCTACCCGATCGCCACCCAACTGCTCGGGCCGCTGCGCCGCAAGGGCCAGCTCGGCGTACCGGTGATCACGTACCTGACCGACTTCGCGGTCAACCCGCTCTGGGTCTCGCCCGGTGTGGACGTCTACTGCGCCGCGCACCCGACCAGCCGGGGTCAGGCCCGTGCGCTCGGCGCGACCGAGGTACGGGTGGTCGGCCGGCTCGTCTCGGCCGGCTTCGGTCCCGGTACGGCACAGGCCCGGCGACACGCCCGGGAACACTTCGGTCTGCCGGCACAGGGACGGCTCGCCCTGCTGGTCGCCGGCTCCTGGGGGGTCGGCGAGGTGGCCACCACCGCCGCCGAGATCGCCCGGACCGGAGTCGCCACCCCGGTGGTCGTCTGCGGACACAACGAGGCGCTCTACCGCCGGCTGCGCCGCCAGCGGGTGGCCCACGTCTTCGGCTGGGTCGACGACATGCCCGCGCTGCTGCAGGCCGCCGACGTACTGGTCGAGAACGCCGGTGGGCTGACCGCGCTGGAGGCGATGGCCAGCGGACTGCCGGTCGTCACCTACCGGCCGATCCCCGGTCACGGTCGGGCCAACGCCGTCACGATGGCGCAGGCCGGCATGGTGAGCTGGGTGCGTCGGGCCGAGGACCTGGGACCGGCCCTGGTGGAGCTGACCGACGGCGTACGCGGCCGTGAGCAGCGCGACGCCGGCCTGGAACTGTTCGAATCCGACCCCGCCCGGGTGGTGGCCGACGTCGCTCGGGGAGTGGAGGCGCTGCCGAACCCGTTGCCCCGGCCGTCGTCGC